One segment of Nostoc flagelliforme CCNUN1 DNA contains the following:
- the nblB gene encoding phycobilisome degradation protein NblB — protein MSITPESVKQLLSSENLGDRLRAVNQIRQLEPAIGFELIQSAIGDSNSRVRYSAVSQMDTLGTQDLQLSLDILRDRLVHDSEVDVQAAAADCLGALKLHEAFEDLQNLYYTTTEWLIQFSIIATLGELGDPRAFELLKEALSSENELVQTAAISSLGDLGDLQAVPLLAPYATNPDWQIRYRVVQALDRLGSAEAKSILETLADDEVDAIATEAKQSLQSV, from the coding sequence ATGAGTATTACTCCGGAGTCTGTTAAGCAATTGCTCAGTTCTGAGAATTTAGGCGATCGCTTACGCGCAGTAAATCAAATCCGCCAACTGGAACCTGCGATCGGCTTTGAATTAATTCAAAGTGCTATTGGCGATAGCAATTCCCGTGTGCGTTACTCGGCGGTGAGTCAAATGGATACACTCGGAACACAAGATTTACAGTTATCCTTGGATATCTTGCGTGATCGCTTGGTTCATGACTCCGAAGTAGATGTACAAGCAGCAGCAGCAGACTGTTTGGGCGCTCTGAAGTTACATGAAGCTTTTGAAGACTTGCAAAACCTTTACTATACAACCACTGAATGGCTAATACAATTCAGTATTATCGCCACATTAGGAGAGTTAGGCGATCCACGAGCCTTTGAACTACTCAAAGAGGCGCTTTCATCAGAAAACGAATTAGTCCAAACTGCTGCTATTAGTTCTTTGGGTGACTTGGGAGATTTACAAGCAGTTCCTTTGTTGGCTCCCTATGCTACTAATCCAGATTGGCAAATTCGTTACAGAGTTGTACAAGCCTTGGATCGTTTGGGTAGTGCAGAAGCCAAATCTATATTAGAAACTCTGGCTGATGATGAAGTAGATGCGATCGCAACTGAAGCGAAACAATCTTTGCAATCAGTTTAA
- a CDS encoding CBS domain-containing protein has protein sequence MPKTVADVMSRDPIVVRVETPLNEAIQILAERHISGLPVVDDVGKLVGIISETDLMWQETGVTPPAYIMFLDSVIYLKNPATYERDLHKALGQTVGEVMSKNPITISPDKTLREAATIMHDRSVHRLPVLDGTGQVIGILTRGDIIRAMAASQD, from the coding sequence ATGCCTAAAACCGTTGCCGATGTGATGAGCCGCGATCCTATTGTCGTCCGGGTGGAAACTCCACTCAATGAAGCTATCCAAATTCTCGCAGAACGCCACATCAGTGGACTACCTGTTGTGGATGATGTCGGTAAATTGGTGGGCATTATCTCAGAAACCGATTTGATGTGGCAGGAAACTGGTGTTACTCCACCTGCGTACATCATGTTTCTTGATAGCGTTATCTATTTAAAAAATCCTGCTACTTATGAACGTGATTTGCACAAGGCTTTAGGGCAAACCGTTGGGGAGGTGATGAGTAAAAACCCAATCACTATTTCCCCTGATAAAACTTTAAGGGAAGCCGCTACAATCATGCACGATCGCAGCGTTCACCGATTGCCAGTACTTGACGGCACGGGCCAAGTAATTGGTATCCTCACTCGTGGTGATATTATTCGGGCAATGGCAGCAAGTCAAGATTAG